Proteins found in one Syntrophorhabdales bacterium genomic segment:
- a CDS encoding site-2 protease family protein, whose translation MIKHIVLFVLTAISTYFVAARYSFDPKYFVDGISYSASIMTILLAHEMGHYSMSRRYGVPSTLPYFIPFPFSPFGTFGAIIKMKGIIINKKALFDIGVAGPLMSFILSVPCLYFGMRLSRVIPMNESLQEGRLGEPLLLKLIQRVTIGQVSPDSDVLLHPLGYAGWVGLFVTALNLLPVGQLDGGHIIYAVFGQKSKWAFAGSMFALILLALLYNPGWLALVILLLIFGMRHPHPLDPETPLDRPRKILAGFMLLVFVLSFTPAPFPGLRLNLFGK comes from the coding sequence GTGATAAAGCATATCGTTCTTTTTGTCCTCACTGCTATCTCTACCTATTTTGTCGCAGCCAGGTACTCCTTTGATCCTAAGTATTTTGTGGACGGGATATCTTACAGCGCATCTATCATGACCATTCTGCTTGCGCATGAGATGGGCCACTACAGCATGAGCAGGAGATATGGCGTACCCTCAACCCTGCCCTACTTCATACCTTTTCCCTTCTCTCCTTTTGGCACGTTTGGAGCCATCATCAAGATGAAGGGCATTATCATAAACAAGAAAGCCCTGTTTGATATAGGCGTGGCCGGTCCGCTCATGAGCTTCATTCTATCTGTACCCTGCCTTTACTTTGGCATGCGGCTCTCCCGCGTCATCCCCATGAACGAAAGCCTTCAGGAGGGTAGACTTGGCGAACCGCTGCTCTTGAAGCTCATCCAGCGCGTCACCATAGGGCAGGTTTCACCCGATTCCGATGTCCTGCTGCATCCCTTGGGCTATGCGGGATGGGTGGGACTCTTTGTCACAGCTCTCAATCTTTTACCAGTCGGGCAATTGGATGGAGGGCACATCATCTATGCCGTATTCGGCCAAAAAAGCAAATGGGCCTTCGCCGGATCGATGTTCGCGCTCATCCTGCTAGCCTTGTTGTACAACCCCGGCTGGCTTGCCCTCGTGATTCTGCTCTTGATATTCGGTATGCGCCACCCACATCCGCTGGATCCCGAAACCCCCCTGGACAGGCCCCGGAAGATACTGGCGGGCTTTATGCTGCTTGTTTTTGTACTCTCCTTTACCCCGGCGCCCTTTCCAGGGCTAAGGCTCAACCTGTTCGGGAAATAG